A stretch of the Serratia marcescens genome encodes the following:
- a CDS encoding Rsd/AlgQ family anti-sigma factor, which produces MLNRLERLTQRVGGSNELVDQWLQARKQLLVAYCTLVGLKPNKEKHTPLNEKALENFCHNLVDYLSAGHFHIYDRIIKQVEGAASPKMSLAVNIYPKLWANTEQIMAFHDRYTEVDIDQEVCLEFHQALSDIGETLAARFALEDKLIQLEAEAAQQPLPDQTLDPAR; this is translated from the coding sequence ATGCTCAACCGTTTGGAAAGGCTGACTCAGCGCGTTGGCGGTAGTAATGAATTAGTTGATCAATGGCTTCAGGCCCGCAAACAGTTGCTGGTCGCCTACTGCACGCTGGTAGGCCTCAAACCGAATAAAGAAAAGCATACGCCGCTGAATGAAAAAGCGCTGGAGAACTTTTGCCACAACCTGGTGGATTACCTCTCCGCAGGGCATTTTCATATCTATGACAGAATTATCAAACAAGTGGAAGGCGCAGCCAGTCCGAAAATGTCGCTGGCGGTGAACATCTACCCCAAGCTGTGGGCCAATACCGAACAGATCATGGCGTTCCACGATCGCTATACCGAAGTGGATATCGATCAGGAGGTTTGTCTGGAATTCCACCAGGCCTTGTCGGATATCGGCGAAACGCTGGCGGCGCGCTTTGCGCTGGAAGATAAGCTGATCCAGTTGGAGGCGGAAGCCGCACAGCAACCGCTGCCGGACCAGACGCTGGATCCGGCGCGTTAA
- the nudC gene encoding NAD(+) diphosphatase, producing the protein MELALTGNENGWWIVSHESKLWLPNGELPSGTAAALGLRGHMARTIGEWEGAPVWLVRQAMPREMGSVRQLLDQDRGLFQLAGRGVQLADFYRSHRYCGYCGHEMHLSRSESACLCGHCKERYYPQIAPCVIVAIRREDQILLAQHVRHRGGIHTVLAGFVEVGETLEQAVAREVMEESNIEIKNLRYVTSQPWPFPHSLMMAFMADYHQGDIRHDPKELLNAGWYRYDQLPLLPPPGTVARRLIEDTVALCRAE; encoded by the coding sequence ATGGAACTTGCATTAACGGGCAATGAAAACGGCTGGTGGATTGTCAGCCATGAAAGCAAACTTTGGTTACCGAACGGTGAATTGCCGTCGGGGACTGCCGCCGCTCTTGGGCTGCGGGGCCACATGGCGCGCACCATCGGTGAATGGGAGGGCGCGCCGGTCTGGCTGGTGCGCCAGGCGATGCCGCGGGAGATGGGCTCGGTGCGTCAGCTGTTGGATCAGGATCGCGGTCTGTTCCAGCTTGCCGGGCGCGGCGTGCAGCTGGCGGATTTCTACCGTTCCCATCGCTACTGCGGCTACTGCGGCCATGAGATGCACCTCAGTCGCTCCGAAAGCGCCTGCCTGTGCGGCCACTGCAAAGAGCGGTACTATCCGCAGATTGCACCCTGCGTAATCGTCGCCATTCGGCGCGAGGATCAGATCCTGCTGGCGCAACACGTGCGTCATCGCGGTGGCATCCACACGGTGCTGGCCGGCTTCGTCGAAGTGGGCGAAACGCTGGAACAGGCGGTGGCGCGTGAAGTGATGGAAGAGAGCAATATCGAAATCAAGAACCTGCGCTACGTCACTTCACAACCCTGGCCGTTCCCGCACTCGCTGATGATGGCCTTTATGGCCGATTACCATCAGGGTGACATTCGTCACGATCCCAAGGAGCTGCTCAACGCCGGCTGGTATCGCTACGACCAATTGCCGCTGTTGCCGCCGCCCGGCACCGTGGCGCGCCGGTTGATTGAGGACACCGTGGCGCTGTGCCGGGCAGAATAA
- the hemE gene encoding uroporphyrinogen decarboxylase encodes MTELKNDRYLRALLRQPVDVTPVWMMRQAGRYLPEYKATRAQAGDFMSLCKNAELACEVTLQPLRRYALDAAILFSDILTIPDAMGLGLYFEAGEGPRFSSPVTCRADVDKLPVFDPEVELGYVMNAVRTIRRELKGEVPLIGFSGSPWTLATYMVEGGSSKAFTKLKKMMYAEPATLHLLLDKLADSVILYLNAQIKAGAQSVMVFDTWGGVLTGRDYREFSLHYMHKIVDGLLRENDGRRVPVTLFTKGGGQWLEAMAATGCDALGLDWTTDIADARRRVGDKVALQGNMDPSMLYASPARIAEEVETILAGFGHGNGHVFNLGHGIHQDVPPEHAGAFVEAVHAHSAKYHR; translated from the coding sequence ATGACTGAGTTGAAGAACGATCGCTACCTGCGCGCGCTGTTGCGCCAGCCGGTGGATGTGACCCCCGTATGGATGATGCGCCAGGCCGGTCGTTATTTACCGGAGTACAAGGCGACCCGCGCCCAGGCCGGTGATTTCATGTCGCTGTGCAAGAACGCGGAGCTGGCCTGCGAGGTCACGCTGCAGCCGCTGCGCCGCTATGCGCTGGACGCCGCCATCCTGTTCTCCGACATTCTCACCATTCCCGACGCCATGGGGCTCGGCCTGTACTTTGAAGCCGGCGAAGGCCCGCGTTTCAGCTCTCCCGTTACCTGCCGCGCCGACGTCGATAAGCTGCCGGTGTTCGATCCGGAAGTGGAGCTGGGCTATGTGATGAACGCGGTGCGCACCATTCGCCGCGAGCTGAAGGGCGAAGTGCCGCTGATCGGCTTCTCCGGCAGCCCGTGGACGCTGGCGACTTATATGGTCGAAGGCGGCAGCAGCAAGGCCTTCACCAAGCTGAAGAAGATGATGTATGCCGAACCGGCCACGCTGCACCTGTTGCTGGACAAGCTGGCGGACAGCGTGATCCTGTACCTCAATGCCCAGATCAAAGCCGGCGCGCAGTCGGTGATGGTGTTCGACACCTGGGGCGGCGTGCTGACCGGGCGCGATTATCGCGAGTTCTCTTTGCACTACATGCACAAGATCGTCGACGGGCTGCTGCGTGAAAACGACGGCCGCCGCGTGCCGGTGACGCTGTTCACCAAAGGCGGCGGGCAGTGGCTGGAGGCGATGGCCGCCACCGGCTGCGATGCGCTGGGGCTGGATTGGACCACCGACATCGCCGACGCACGTCGGCGCGTGGGCGACAAAGTGGCGCTGCAGGGCAATATGGATCCGTCGATGCTTTATGCCTCCCCGGCGCGCATCGCGGAAGAAGTGGAGACCATTCTGGCCGGTTTCGGCCACGGCAACGGCCATGTGTTCAACCTGGGCCACGGCATCCATCAGGATGTGCCGCCGGAGCACGCCGGCGCCTTCGTCGAGGCGGTACACGCGCACTCGGCAAAATACCATCGTTAA
- the nfi gene encoding deoxyribonuclease V (cleaves DNA at apurinic or apyrimidinic sites): MTDMAALRAEQLRRAAEVIRYDDLPAEPPAFIAGADVGFEQEGAVTRAAIAILRYPSLELVEYQVARIATVMPYIPGFLSFREYPALLAAWAQLQQKPGLIFVDGHGISHPRRLGVASHFGLLVDVPTIGVAKKRLCGKFAPLDAAVGALTPLEDKGEQLGWVWRSKARCNPLFISTGHRVSVDSALAWVQRCMAGYRLPEPTRWADAIASRRPAFQRWLQQHPEVSP; the protein is encoded by the coding sequence GTGACCGATATGGCGGCCCTGCGCGCCGAACAGCTGCGGCGCGCGGCTGAAGTCATTCGCTACGACGATCTGCCGGCCGAACCGCCGGCCTTCATCGCCGGCGCCGACGTGGGCTTCGAGCAAGAAGGGGCGGTGACGCGCGCCGCCATCGCCATCCTGCGCTATCCGTCGCTGGAGCTGGTGGAGTATCAGGTGGCGCGCATCGCCACCGTCATGCCCTATATCCCGGGCTTCCTGTCGTTTCGCGAATACCCGGCGCTGTTGGCCGCCTGGGCGCAGCTGCAGCAGAAACCGGGGCTGATCTTCGTCGATGGGCACGGTATTTCGCATCCGCGGCGTCTCGGCGTCGCCAGCCATTTCGGCCTGCTGGTCGATGTGCCGACCATCGGCGTGGCCAAGAAGCGCCTGTGCGGCAAATTTGCGCCGCTGGACGCCGCCGTCGGCGCGCTGACGCCGTTGGAAGACAAGGGTGAACAGCTGGGCTGGGTGTGGCGCAGCAAGGCGCGTTGCAACCCGCTGTTCATCTCTACCGGCCATCGCGTGAGCGTCGACAGCGCGCTGGCGTGGGTGCAACGCTGCATGGCGGGCTACCGTTTACCGGAGCCGACCCGCTGGGCCGACGCTATCGCGTCGCGGCGCCCGGCGTTTCAGCGTTGGTTGCAGCAGCATCCGGAGGTGTCGCCATGA
- a CDS encoding YjaG family protein has product MLRNPIHLRLERHEAWQHLTFMASLCERMYPNYQMFCKQTEFGDPAVYRRILDLVWETLVVKDAKVNFDSQLEKLEEAIPSAEDYDLYGVYPAIDACIALGELIHSRLGGETLEHAIAISETSIRTVAMLEMTQAGKEMTDEELGSLPAVEEEWDIQWEIFRLLDACEERDIDLIKGLRSDLREAGVSNIGINLAQ; this is encoded by the coding sequence ATGCTACGTAACCCGATTCATTTACGTCTGGAACGGCACGAGGCTTGGCAACATTTGACCTTTATGGCCAGTTTGTGCGAGCGTATGTACCCGAATTACCAGATGTTCTGCAAACAGACCGAGTTTGGCGATCCGGCGGTTTATCGCCGCATTCTGGATTTGGTGTGGGAAACGCTGGTGGTGAAGGACGCCAAGGTCAACTTCGACAGCCAGCTCGAGAAGTTGGAAGAGGCGATTCCGTCGGCGGAAGATTACGATCTTTACGGCGTTTACCCGGCAATTGATGCCTGTATCGCATTAGGGGAACTGATCCATTCGCGGCTCGGCGGGGAGACGCTGGAGCACGCCATCGCCATCAGCGAAACATCGATTCGCACCGTGGCGATGTTGGAAATGACTCAAGCCGGTAAGGAAATGACCGACGAAGAGTTGGGAAGTTTGCCTGCGGTAGAGGAAGAATGGGACATTCAATGGGAAATTTTCCGCCTGTTGGACGCCTGTGAAGAGCGCGATATAGACCTGATCAAGGGGCTGCGATCCGACCTGCGAGAGGCGGGTGTCAGCAACATCGGGATAAATTTAGCGCAATAA
- the hupA gene encoding nucleoid-associated protein HU-alpha, whose amino-acid sequence MNKTQLIDVIADKADLSKAQAKLALESTLAAITESLKEGDAVQLVGFGTFKVNHRSERTGRNPQTGKEIKIAAANVPAFVSGKALKDAVK is encoded by the coding sequence ATGAACAAGACTCAACTGATTGATGTAATCGCGGACAAGGCTGACCTTTCCAAAGCACAAGCTAAACTGGCTCTGGAATCCACCCTGGCTGCTATTACTGAGTCTCTGAAAGAAGGTGATGCAGTACAATTGGTTGGCTTCGGTACTTTCAAAGTAAACCATCGTAGCGAGCGCACTGGCCGCAACCCACAGACTGGCAAAGAAATCAAAATCGCAGCAGCCAACGTGCCTGCGTTCGTTTCTGGCAAAGCACTGAAAGACGCTGTTAAATAA
- a CDS encoding DUF1481 domain-containing protein, translating into MAPLLFTRRVLMAAGIALGLSACSFHSDIPSFTASGFVADQGVIRLWRKDDEQHRPQVLVSVYSPYRGPGTITTLYTYQGDVLRQIKRNDADGDRDSIQLRFADDGTVSFMQRQLATRREPLTSDEIALYQYQARRILEVSNALRAGKVKLLQGRWMQGEVQTCDGQRMKPGLDAASIVWIEKRARSSSRPVSVAWLEAPEGSELLLVANDDFCSWEPKEDQL; encoded by the coding sequence ATGGCGCCCCTTTTGTTTACTCGTCGGGTGCTCATGGCCGCCGGCATCGCCCTCGGTCTGAGCGCCTGCAGTTTCCATTCCGATATTCCGAGCTTTACCGCCAGCGGCTTTGTGGCCGATCAGGGCGTGATACGCCTGTGGCGTAAAGACGATGAGCAACATCGCCCGCAGGTGCTGGTCAGCGTCTATAGCCCCTACCGGGGGCCGGGTACCATCACCACGCTGTACACCTATCAGGGCGACGTGCTGCGCCAAATCAAACGTAACGACGCCGACGGCGATCGGGACTCTATTCAACTGCGCTTTGCCGATGACGGCACGGTGAGCTTTATGCAGCGCCAGCTGGCGACACGCCGCGAACCGCTGACCAGCGATGAAATCGCCCTGTACCAATATCAGGCGCGGCGGATCCTCGAAGTGAGCAATGCACTGCGCGCCGGCAAGGTCAAATTGCTGCAGGGGCGTTGGATGCAGGGCGAGGTGCAAACCTGCGACGGCCAACGCATGAAACCGGGGCTGGACGCCGCCTCCATCGTCTGGATCGAGAAGCGTGCCCGCAGCAGCAGCCGGCCGGTGAGCGTCGCCTGGCTGGAAGCGCCGGAAGGCAGCGAACTGCTGCTGGTGGCGAACGACGATTTCTGCAGTTGGGAACCGAAAGAAGACCAGCTATAA
- the purD gene encoding phosphoribosylamine--glycine ligase, translating to MNILIIGNGGREHALAWKAAQSPLADKVYVAPGNAGTALEANLENVAIAATDIPALVAFAQSHDIGLTIVGPEAPLVIGVVDAFQAAGLKIFGPSQAAAQLEGSKAFTKDFLARHRIPTAEYENFTEVEPALAYVRRKGAPIVIKADGLAAGKGVIVAMTLQEAEEAVRDMLAGNAFGDAGHRIVVEEFLDGEEASFIVMVDGENVVPMATSQDHKRVGDGDTGPNTGGMGAYSPAPVVTDEIHRRAMDQVIWPTVRGMAAEGNTYVGFLYAGLMIAADGQPKVIEFNCRFGDPETQPIMLRLRSDLVELCLAGAEGRLNEKSSDWDERPALGVVLAAGGYPGDYRNGEVIQGLPQQESADGKVFHAGTRLQGNDVVTSGGRVLCVTALGDTVAQAQQRAYQLAEGIEWPGSFCRKDIGYRAIARGK from the coding sequence ATGAACATTTTGATTATCGGCAACGGCGGGCGCGAACACGCGCTGGCCTGGAAAGCCGCCCAGTCTCCGCTGGCGGACAAAGTCTACGTTGCGCCGGGCAATGCCGGCACCGCGCTGGAAGCCAATCTGGAAAACGTGGCGATCGCCGCCACCGACATCCCTGCCCTGGTCGCTTTCGCCCAGAGCCATGACATCGGTCTGACCATCGTCGGGCCGGAAGCGCCGCTGGTGATCGGCGTGGTCGACGCCTTCCAGGCCGCCGGCCTGAAAATCTTCGGCCCGTCGCAGGCCGCCGCGCAGCTCGAAGGCTCCAAAGCCTTCACCAAGGATTTCCTGGCGCGCCACCGCATCCCGACCGCCGAATATGAAAACTTCACCGAGGTAGAGCCGGCACTGGCCTATGTGCGCCGCAAAGGCGCGCCGATCGTCATCAAGGCCGATGGCCTGGCGGCCGGTAAAGGCGTGATCGTCGCAATGACGCTGCAAGAAGCGGAAGAAGCCGTGCGTGACATGCTGGCCGGCAACGCCTTCGGCGACGCCGGTCATCGCATCGTCGTGGAAGAATTCCTCGACGGCGAAGAAGCCAGCTTCATCGTGATGGTCGACGGCGAGAACGTGGTGCCGATGGCCACCAGCCAGGACCACAAACGCGTCGGCGACGGCGATACCGGCCCGAACACCGGCGGCATGGGAGCCTACTCCCCGGCGCCGGTCGTGACCGACGAAATCCACCGGCGCGCCATGGACCAGGTGATCTGGCCGACGGTGCGCGGCATGGCGGCGGAAGGCAACACCTACGTCGGCTTCCTGTACGCCGGCCTGATGATCGCCGCCGATGGCCAACCGAAAGTGATCGAGTTCAACTGTCGTTTTGGCGATCCCGAAACCCAGCCCATCATGCTGCGCCTGCGTTCCGATCTGGTGGAGCTGTGCCTGGCGGGTGCCGAAGGCCGCCTGAACGAGAAGAGCTCTGACTGGGACGAACGCCCTGCGCTCGGCGTGGTGCTGGCGGCCGGCGGTTATCCGGGCGACTATCGCAACGGCGAGGTGATCCAGGGATTGCCGCAGCAGGAAAGCGCCGACGGCAAGGTCTTCCATGCCGGTACACGCCTGCAAGGCAATGACGTCGTCACCAGCGGCGGCCGCGTGCTGTGCGTAACCGCGCTGGGCGACACCGTGGCGCAGGCGCAGCAACGCGCCTACCAGCTGGCCGAAGGCATTGAGTGGCCGGGCAGCTTCTGTCGCAAAGACATCGGTTATCGCGCGATTGCGCGCGGCAAGTGA
- the purH gene encoding bifunctional phosphoribosylaminoimidazolecarboxamide formyltransferase/IMP cyclohydrolase: protein MQQPRPIRRALLSVSDKAGIVEFAEALSQRGVELLSTGGTARLLADAGLPVTEVSDYTGFPEMMDGRVKTLHPKVHGGILGRRGQDDAVMNQHDIKPIDMVVVNLYPFAQTVARADCSREDAVENIDIGGPTMVRSAAKNHKDVAIVVKSSDYAAIITEMDNNDGSLRYATRFDLAIKAFEHTAAYDSMIANYFGALVPAYHGETEQPSGRFPRTLNLNYIKKQDMRYGENSHQQAAFYIEEEVKEASVATAEQLQGKALSYNNIADTDAALECVKEFAEPACVIVKHANPCGVAIGDDILAAYERAYQTDPTSAFGGIIAFNRELDAATAQAIISRQFVEVIIAPNVTQEARSLLAAKQNVRVLACGQWQQRVAGLDFKRVNGGLLVQDRDLGMVTAAELRVVSERQPTEQELRDALFCWKVAKFVKSNAIVYARDNMTIGIGAGQMSRVYSAKIAGIKAGDEGLEVKGSAMASDAFFPFRDGIDAAAAVGITCVIQPGGSIRDDEVIAAANEHGIAMLFTDMRHFRH from the coding sequence ATGCAACAACCTCGTCCAATCCGCCGGGCCCTGCTCAGCGTGTCTGACAAAGCCGGTATCGTTGAATTCGCCGAAGCGCTTTCCCAGCGCGGCGTTGAACTGCTCTCCACCGGCGGCACCGCTCGCCTGCTGGCAGACGCCGGTCTGCCCGTTACCGAAGTTTCCGACTACACCGGCTTCCCGGAAATGATGGACGGACGAGTTAAGACCCTGCACCCGAAAGTTCACGGCGGTATCCTTGGCCGCCGCGGCCAGGACGACGCCGTCATGAATCAGCATGACATCAAGCCTATCGACATGGTGGTCGTCAATCTGTATCCGTTCGCCCAAACCGTGGCGCGCGCGGACTGCTCGCGGGAAGACGCGGTCGAGAATATCGATATCGGCGGCCCGACCATGGTGCGCTCCGCCGCCAAGAACCATAAAGACGTCGCCATCGTAGTGAAGAGCAGCGACTACGCCGCCATCATTACCGAGATGGACAACAACGACGGCTCGCTGCGCTATGCCACCCGCTTCGATCTCGCCATCAAGGCCTTCGAGCACACCGCCGCCTACGACAGCATGATCGCCAACTACTTCGGCGCGCTGGTGCCGGCGTACCACGGCGAGACCGAACAGCCGTCCGGCCGCTTCCCGCGTACCCTGAACCTCAACTACATCAAGAAGCAGGATATGCGCTACGGTGAGAACAGCCACCAGCAGGCCGCCTTCTATATAGAAGAAGAGGTAAAGGAAGCGTCCGTCGCGACCGCCGAGCAGCTGCAGGGCAAGGCGCTGTCTTATAACAACATCGCCGATACCGACGCCGCGCTGGAATGCGTGAAAGAGTTCGCCGAGCCGGCCTGCGTGATCGTCAAACACGCCAACCCTTGCGGCGTGGCGATCGGCGACGACATCCTGGCCGCTTACGAGCGCGCTTACCAAACCGACCCAACCTCCGCCTTCGGCGGCATCATCGCCTTTAACCGCGAGCTGGATGCCGCCACCGCGCAGGCGATCATCAGCCGCCAATTCGTGGAAGTGATCATCGCGCCAAACGTCACCCAGGAAGCACGCTCCCTGCTGGCCGCCAAACAGAACGTGCGCGTGCTGGCCTGCGGTCAGTGGCAGCAACGCGTGGCGGGGCTGGACTTCAAGCGCGTCAACGGCGGCCTGCTGGTGCAGGATCGCGATCTGGGCATGGTGACCGCCGCCGAACTGCGTGTGGTATCCGAGCGCCAGCCGACCGAGCAGGAACTGCGCGACGCGCTGTTTTGCTGGAAAGTGGCCAAGTTCGTGAAATCCAACGCCATCGTTTATGCACGTGACAACATGACCATCGGCATAGGTGCCGGCCAGATGAGCCGCGTTTATTCCGCCAAGATCGCCGGCATCAAAGCAGGCGACGAAGGGCTGGAAGTGAAAGGGTCCGCCATGGCCTCCGACGCCTTCTTCCCGTTCCGCGACGGCATCGATGCCGCGGCGGCGGTCGGCATCACCTGCGTGATCCAGCCGGGCGGCTCGATCCGCGACGACGAAGTGATCGCGGCCGCCAACGAGCACGGCATCGCGATGCTCTTCACCGACATGCGTCACTTCCGCCATTAA
- the actP gene encoding cation/acetate symporter ActP, whose translation MKRLLSTAALLLLPGLACADAIGGEVHRQPLNIQAIVMFILFVGATLYITYWASKRTRSRQDYYTAGGRITGLQNGLAIAGDFMSAASFLGISALVYTSGYDGLIYSIGFLIGWPIILFLIAERLRNLGRYTFADVASYRLQQKPIRTLSACGSLVVVALYLIAQMVGAGKLIQLLFGLNYHVAVILVGILMVLYVLFGGMLATTWVQIIKAVLLLAGASFMALMVMKSVNFDFNTLFAEAVKVHPKGIAIMSPGGLVSDPISALSLGLALMFGTAGLPHILMRFFTVSDAKEARKSVFYATGFIGYFYILTFIIGFGAILLVSANPAFKDATGALLGGTNMAAVHLANAVGGNFFLGFISAVAFATILAVVAGLTLAGASAVSHDLYASVMKNGKATERDELRVSKITVVVLGIVAIALGILFEKQNIAFMVGLAFSIAASCNFPIIILSMYWSRLTTRGAMIGGWLGLLTAVILMILGPTIWVQILGHEKPIYPYEYPALFSMIVAFVGTWLFSITDSSLAGQQERERFRAQFVRSQTGLGISQGSSH comes from the coding sequence ATGAAGCGCTTATTGTCCACCGCCGCGCTGCTGTTGCTGCCCGGTCTGGCCTGCGCCGACGCCATCGGCGGCGAAGTGCATCGTCAACCGCTGAACATCCAGGCGATCGTGATGTTTATCCTGTTTGTCGGCGCCACCCTGTACATTACCTATTGGGCTTCCAAACGCACCCGTTCCCGCCAGGACTACTACACCGCGGGCGGGCGCATCACCGGCCTGCAAAACGGCCTGGCGATCGCCGGCGACTTCATGTCCGCCGCTTCGTTCCTCGGTATCTCCGCCCTGGTCTACACCTCCGGCTATGACGGCCTGATCTACTCCATCGGCTTCCTCATCGGCTGGCCGATCATTCTGTTCCTGATCGCGGAGCGCCTGCGCAACCTCGGCCGTTATACCTTTGCCGACGTCGCCTCTTACCGTCTGCAGCAGAAACCGATCCGCACCCTGTCGGCCTGCGGCTCGTTGGTGGTGGTGGCGCTGTATCTGATTGCGCAGATGGTCGGTGCCGGCAAGCTGATCCAGCTGCTGTTCGGGCTCAACTACCACGTGGCGGTGATCCTGGTCGGCATTTTGATGGTGCTGTATGTGCTGTTTGGCGGCATGTTGGCCACCACCTGGGTGCAAATCATCAAGGCGGTGCTGCTGCTGGCCGGCGCCAGCTTTATGGCGCTGATGGTGATGAAGTCGGTTAACTTCGACTTCAATACCCTGTTCGCCGAAGCGGTGAAGGTGCACCCGAAAGGCATCGCCATCATGAGCCCCGGCGGCCTGGTGTCCGATCCGATTTCCGCGCTGTCACTCGGCCTGGCGCTGATGTTCGGCACCGCCGGTTTGCCGCATATCCTGATGCGCTTCTTCACCGTGAGCGACGCCAAAGAAGCGCGCAAGAGCGTGTTCTACGCCACCGGTTTTATCGGTTACTTCTATATTCTGACCTTTATCATCGGCTTCGGCGCCATCTTGCTGGTCAGCGCTAATCCGGCGTTCAAAGACGCCACCGGCGCGCTGCTGGGCGGCACCAACATGGCGGCGGTGCACCTGGCCAATGCCGTTGGCGGCAACTTCTTCCTCGGCTTTATCTCGGCAGTGGCCTTTGCCACCATTCTGGCGGTCGTCGCGGGCCTGACGCTGGCCGGCGCCTCGGCCGTTTCCCATGACCTGTACGCCAGCGTGATGAAAAACGGCAAGGCAACCGAGCGCGACGAACTGAGAGTATCCAAGATCACCGTTGTGGTGCTAGGCATTGTCGCCATTGCCCTGGGGATTTTATTCGAGAAGCAGAACATCGCCTTTATGGTCGGGTTGGCGTTCTCCATCGCCGCCAGCTGTAACTTCCCTATCATCATTCTGTCGATGTACTGGTCACGTTTGACTACCCGCGGCGCGATGATTGGCGGCTGGCTGGGCCTGTTGACGGCGGTGATTCTGATGATCCTCGGCCCGACGATCTGGGTGCAGATCCTAGGCCATGAAAAACCGATTTACCCGTATGAATACCCGGCGCTGTTCTCGATGATCGTGGCCTTTGTCGGTACCTGGCTATTCTCGATCACCGACAGTTCGCTGGCCGGGCAGCAGGAGCGGGAACGCTTCCGGGCTCAGTTTGTCCGTTCGCAGACCGGGCTGGGCATCTCTCAGGGCAGCTCGCATTGA
- a CDS encoding DUF485 domain-containing protein, protein MNDTIYQGIEENPRFKELVRKRGRFAWLLSLITLALYVGFILLIAFDPQWLGTPIAAGSTITRGIPVGVGLIVISFVLTGIYVFRANGEFDRLTAEILREVKQ, encoded by the coding sequence ATGAATGACACCATTTATCAAGGGATTGAAGAAAACCCGCGCTTTAAAGAGCTGGTGAGAAAACGCGGCCGGTTCGCCTGGCTGCTTTCACTGATTACGCTGGCGCTGTACGTCGGCTTTATTCTGTTGATCGCCTTCGATCCGCAATGGCTCGGCACGCCGATCGCCGCCGGATCGACCATCACCCGCGGGATCCCGGTCGGTGTCGGGCTGATCGTGATCTCTTTCGTCTTGACAGGGATCTACGTGTTTCGCGCCAACGGCGAGTTCGATCGCCTCACCGCAGAAATCCTGCGTGAGGTGAAACAATGA